In Oreochromis niloticus isolate F11D_XX linkage group LG18, O_niloticus_UMD_NMBU, whole genome shotgun sequence, one genomic interval encodes:
- the LOC109195707 gene encoding uncharacterized protein LOC109195707 isoform X1 has translation MIFFVILVLLSCTEAEGLQHVFVLHGKDLHLDTEKLVKLDKKTDLFWKSNSSNNIAKCVLNRDPVVFIEYAGRAELFGPNCSLKLKKVQHSDSGDYKAVVVGGRDQTVAGYKVIVQDPVTPAKLTVESVSKSSDSCNLTVTCSTVDFNISSSFRCDGKICSHAGEKELKATTKFSSLSVYLQQDTIFCNHSNQVSWNQTMKVLKSYCETETGISICVVKTVVFSVGLIIMVIAVISVHIMEKIKKRK, from the exons ATGATTTTCTTTGTGATTCTTGTGTTGCTGTCCTGCACTGAGGCTGAAG gTCTCCAACATGTATTTGTGCTGCATGGAAAGGACTTACACCTGGATACAGAGAAACTTGTTAAACTTGACAAAAAGACAGATTTGTTCTGGAAAAGTAATTCCAGTAACAATATAGCTAAATGTGTTCTTAATAGAGATCCAGTAGTGTTTATAGAATATGCAGGAAGGGCTGAGTTGTTTGGACCAAATTGCTCTTTGAAATTAAAGAAAGTACAACACAGTGACAGTGGAGATTATAAAGCAGTTGTGGTTGGGGGACGAGACCAGACTGTGGCTGGATACAAGGTCATAGTTCAAG ATCCAGTGACTCCTGCCAAGCTGACAGTGGAGTCTGTGTCCAAGAGCTCAGACTCCTGTAACCTGACTGTGACCTGCAGCACAGTGGACTTTAACATCAGCAGTAGTTTtagatgtgatggtaaaatctGCTCTCATGCAGGAGAAAAGGAATTGAAGGCCACAACAAAATTTTCCTCTTTAAGTGTTTACCTGCAGCAAGACACCATTTTCTGTAATCACAGCAACCAAGTGAGCTGGAATCAAACCATGAAGGTGCTCAAATCTTACTGTGAAACAGAGACAG GTATCTCCATCTGTGTGGTGAAGACAGTCGTGTTCTCTGTTGGTCTGATCATCATGGTGATTGCTGTCATCAGTGTCCACATTATGGAGAAGATTAAGAAGCGAAAATAA
- the LOC109195707 gene encoding uncharacterized protein LOC109195707 isoform X2, which produces MPCVSGLQHVFVLHGKDLHLDTEKLVKLDKKTDLFWKSNSSNNIAKCVLNRDPVVFIEYAGRAELFGPNCSLKLKKVQHSDSGDYKAVVVGGRDQTVAGYKVIVQDPVTPAKLTVESVSKSSDSCNLTVTCSTVDFNISSSFRCDGKICSHAGEKELKATTKFSSLSVYLQQDTIFCNHSNQVSWNQTMKVLKSYCETETGISICVVKTVVFSVGLIIMVIAVISVHIMEKIKKRK; this is translated from the exons ATGCCGTGTGTGTCAG gTCTCCAACATGTATTTGTGCTGCATGGAAAGGACTTACACCTGGATACAGAGAAACTTGTTAAACTTGACAAAAAGACAGATTTGTTCTGGAAAAGTAATTCCAGTAACAATATAGCTAAATGTGTTCTTAATAGAGATCCAGTAGTGTTTATAGAATATGCAGGAAGGGCTGAGTTGTTTGGACCAAATTGCTCTTTGAAATTAAAGAAAGTACAACACAGTGACAGTGGAGATTATAAAGCAGTTGTGGTTGGGGGACGAGACCAGACTGTGGCTGGATACAAGGTCATAGTTCAAG ATCCAGTGACTCCTGCCAAGCTGACAGTGGAGTCTGTGTCCAAGAGCTCAGACTCCTGTAACCTGACTGTGACCTGCAGCACAGTGGACTTTAACATCAGCAGTAGTTTtagatgtgatggtaaaatctGCTCTCATGCAGGAGAAAAGGAATTGAAGGCCACAACAAAATTTTCCTCTTTAAGTGTTTACCTGCAGCAAGACACCATTTTCTGTAATCACAGCAACCAAGTGAGCTGGAATCAAACCATGAAGGTGCTCAAATCTTACTGTGAAACAGAGACAG GTATCTCCATCTGTGTGGTGAAGACAGTCGTGTTCTCTGTTGGTCTGATCATCATGGTGATTGCTGTCATCAGTGTCCACATTATGGAGAAGATTAAGAAGCGAAAATAA